In a genomic window of Bacteroidetes bacterium SB0662_bin_6:
- a CDS encoding oligopeptide transporter, OPT family, protein MDTSSSGTKSPTFTPYIPASQSLPEITLKAVILGFILSAVLAGANAYLGLKVGLTVSASIPAAVISMAILRFFRTSNILENNIVQTAASAGESLAAGVIFTLPALLMLQYWQGFDFLATMSIALTGGVLGVLFTIPLRRALIIEAQLHFPEGVATGEVLKAGSEGGEGARYIALAGAAGAALKLCQTGFRLVADSAAGAVQAGRAVFGYGTELGVALLGVGYIVGLNIAILVFGGGLISWLFGIPIYTAFASPEELAAITGEATGYEAALAVWSGRIRYLGVGAMAIGGIWALLSLVKPIKDGILSSLDAVRQARSGHRSEMLRTDRDTPIHIVLWGTLAMTVPIFLSFLFIVDQEALGITAGLYGSTLALGLVFSLVAGFVFASVAGYMAGLVGSSNNPVSGVTIATILSTSLLLLWVLGSQINFAVDATQATTAAATAILVGAVVCCAAAIAGDNMQDLKAGYLVGATPFKQQIMQVVGVVAAALVLAPILDLLFQAYGLGDVFPREGMDPSQALQAPQATLMSSVADGVFRQDLPWNMIIAGALIAAIIIAMDKYLEHRGAEFRMPVLAVAVGIYLPLELTVPIFIGGLVAFFANRSLRRRKDQIGGETAYEEAVQRAGRRGLLFASGLITGEALVGILLAIPFAAAQNTSVLQLAPEGFEPVANALGLVAFGCFIIWLYRVAKRV, encoded by the coding sequence ATGGATACCTCTTCTTCCGGAACGAAGTCCCCAACCTTTACGCCGTACATCCCGGCATCGCAATCCTTGCCCGAGATTACGCTCAAGGCAGTGATTCTCGGCTTTATCCTGTCGGCTGTGCTGGCCGGAGCGAATGCCTATCTGGGTCTCAAGGTTGGCCTGACCGTGTCCGCCTCCATTCCGGCGGCGGTCATTTCCATGGCGATCCTGCGCTTTTTCCGCACATCGAATATCCTCGAAAACAACATTGTGCAAACGGCGGCGTCGGCGGGCGAATCGCTGGCGGCAGGCGTGATCTTTACGCTGCCGGCCTTGCTGATGCTGCAATACTGGCAGGGGTTCGACTTTCTGGCCACGATGTCGATCGCGCTCACAGGCGGCGTGCTTGGCGTGTTGTTCACGATCCCGTTACGCAGAGCGCTCATCATCGAGGCCCAGCTGCACTTTCCGGAAGGCGTAGCCACGGGCGAAGTGCTGAAGGCAGGTTCGGAAGGGGGCGAAGGGGCCCGGTATATTGCTCTTGCAGGTGCGGCGGGCGCTGCGCTGAAACTGTGCCAGACGGGATTTCGCCTTGTGGCGGACTCGGCAGCGGGCGCGGTGCAGGCAGGCCGGGCGGTCTTCGGATATGGCACCGAACTGGGCGTAGCCCTGCTCGGCGTAGGGTACATCGTCGGGTTGAACATCGCCATACTGGTGTTTGGGGGCGGCCTGATTTCCTGGCTGTTCGGCATTCCCATCTATACAGCGTTCGCCTCGCCGGAGGAACTGGCGGCGATTACGGGGGAAGCCACGGGATACGAGGCGGCGCTTGCGGTGTGGAGCGGACGCATCCGGTACCTCGGCGTCGGCGCCATGGCCATCGGAGGCATCTGGGCGCTGCTCTCGCTCGTCAAACCCATTAAGGACGGCATTCTGTCTTCGCTGGACGCCGTCCGGCAGGCCCGATCGGGGCACCGTTCGGAAATGTTGCGGACCGACCGGGACACGCCGATTCATATCGTCCTGTGGGGCACCCTCGCCATGACCGTGCCGATTTTTCTCAGTTTCCTTTTCATTGTGGATCAGGAAGCGCTCGGCATCACAGCCGGTTTGTACGGGAGTACGCTTGCGCTCGGCCTGGTTTTCTCCCTCGTGGCCGGATTCGTTTTTGCTTCCGTAGCCGGATATATGGCCGGTCTTGTGGGGTCATCGAATAATCCCGTTTCCGGAGTCACGATCGCTACGATCCTGAGCACATCGCTGTTGCTCCTCTGGGTGCTCGGATCGCAAATCAATTTCGCCGTCGACGCGACGCAAGCCACCACGGCGGCAGCCACCGCCATTCTGGTCGGTGCGGTCGTATGCTGTGCGGCGGCGATCGCCGGAGATAACATGCAGGACCTGAAAGCGGGGTATCTCGTAGGCGCCACCCCGTTCAAGCAACAAATCATGCAGGTGGTGGGCGTCGTGGCCGCCGCCTTGGTGCTGGCGCCTATTCTGGACCTGCTGTTCCAGGCATACGGCCTCGGCGATGTGTTCCCGAGAGAGGGTATGGACCCGTCGCAGGCGCTTCAGGCTCCGCAAGCCACGCTCATGAGTTCGGTCGCGGACGGCGTATTCCGGCAGGACCTGCCGTGGAACATGATCATAGCCGGCGCGCTCATTGCCGCGATCATCATTGCCATGGACAAGTATCTGGAGCATCGCGGCGCCGAATTCCGCATGCCGGTGCTGGCCGTCGCCGTCGGCATTTATTTGCCGCTGGAGTTGACCGTCCCCATCTTCATCGGAGGACTGGTGGCCTTTTTCGCCAACCGTTCGTTGCGCCGGCGCAAGGATCAGATCGGCGGCGAGACCGCGTATGAGGAAGCCGTACAGCGGGCGGGCCGACGGGGATTGTTGTTCGCTTCCGGGCTTATCACGGGCGAGGCGCTCGTAGGCATCCTGCTGGCCATCCCGTTCGCTGCCGCGCAGAATACGTCTGTCCTCCAACTGGCGCCGGAGGGTTTCGAACCGGTAGCCAATGCCCTCGGACTGGTTGCGTTCGGCTGCTTCATTATATGGCTGTACCGCGTGGCCAAACGCGTCTGA
- a CDS encoding SpoIIE family protein phosphatase has product MGTDSDTSPMRSERFDLRALYETSRLLSTSLDLQFVLNSLLLTVMSKLLTTRSAVLMYDPIENGYRVAATRNVKTLAEGTVLHMPEMPEDAVLTGDQVPAELLEHGLELAAPIRFGSREIGILTAGKKATGEPYTPFELEFVRSLVHMSSTAVHNSLMVEELQLANRDLDAKIQELNTLFDLSQEFNATIDRERLVKLLSFALMGQLLVSRHLFLVRRDRTNEDNPGLFVTTSGGLSEQIAPALAEQLCTLEQLVLLDNDSAASADIASSPETVSDDTCQGLRDLGLMLALPLKHQGTPCGALCLGPKRSGQPYTSADIEFLSALGNLTLVSVQNSFLVEEQIEKKRLEEEMRIARRIQERLLPQQTPDIGHYEVAALARPSRLVGGDYYDVVRVKDERLLLAIADVTGKGMPAALLMANLQASLHVVLPMEMTIEQAVGHINRVICQNTDTDRFITFFLAILHLDSGEMEYVNAGHNPPMVLRQNGSIELLDKGGLLLGVLDQIGYERGTVKLDPGDIAVLFTDGVTEAMGDAGEEYHEDRLEAVLRRVQTQSAADIVDSVHKDIAEFTGNVEELSDDLTMLIVKRVVKTGSSA; this is encoded by the coding sequence ATGGGTACTGATTCGGACACATCTCCCATGCGAAGCGAACGGTTCGACCTGCGCGCGCTGTACGAGACGAGCCGCCTTTTGAGCACATCTCTCGATCTGCAGTTCGTGCTGAACAGTTTGCTCCTGACGGTCATGAGCAAATTGCTGACGACCCGGAGCGCTGTGCTGATGTACGATCCGATCGAAAACGGATACCGCGTAGCCGCCACACGCAACGTAAAGACCCTCGCAGAAGGAACCGTCCTCCATATGCCCGAAATGCCGGAGGATGCCGTGCTGACGGGAGATCAGGTACCGGCAGAATTGCTGGAACACGGTCTGGAACTGGCGGCGCCGATACGTTTCGGGAGCCGGGAAATCGGCATCCTGACCGCCGGAAAAAAAGCGACAGGCGAGCCCTACACCCCGTTCGAATTGGAGTTTGTCCGATCGCTGGTGCATATGTCCTCCACGGCGGTGCACAACTCCCTGATGGTGGAAGAACTGCAATTGGCGAACCGCGACCTCGATGCAAAAATTCAGGAGTTGAACACCCTCTTCGATCTGTCGCAGGAATTCAATGCAACCATCGATCGGGAGCGTCTCGTCAAGCTGTTATCTTTTGCCCTGATGGGACAACTCCTGGTATCCCGCCATCTGTTTCTGGTGCGCCGGGACCGGACCAACGAAGACAATCCGGGCCTGTTCGTAACCACCTCCGGAGGCCTGTCGGAGCAGATTGCGCCAGCGCTGGCCGAACAGCTCTGCACGCTGGAGCAACTCGTGCTTCTGGATAACGACTCGGCGGCGTCTGCCGACATCGCTTCTTCTCCTGAAACGGTTTCCGACGATACCTGCCAGGGACTTCGCGACCTCGGGTTGATGCTGGCGCTGCCCCTGAAGCACCAGGGGACGCCTTGCGGCGCATTATGCCTCGGGCCCAAGCGAAGCGGGCAGCCGTATACCTCTGCAGACATCGAATTCCTGTCCGCTCTGGGGAATCTCACCCTTGTTTCGGTGCAAAATTCCTTTCTGGTCGAAGAGCAGATCGAGAAAAAGCGGCTTGAGGAAGAAATGCGTATCGCGCGGCGCATCCAGGAACGGCTCCTGCCGCAACAAACGCCCGATATAGGACACTACGAGGTGGCCGCGCTGGCCAGACCAAGCCGCCTCGTAGGGGGCGACTACTACGATGTCGTTCGAGTCAAGGACGAACGGCTCCTGCTCGCTATTGCCGACGTGACAGGAAAAGGCATGCCTGCGGCCCTGCTCATGGCAAACCTGCAAGCCAGCCTGCATGTCGTGCTGCCCATGGAGATGACGATCGAGCAGGCTGTGGGACATATCAATCGTGTCATATGCCAGAATACCGATACGGACCGGTTCATTACGTTCTTTCTGGCCATCCTGCACCTCGATTCCGGGGAAATGGAGTACGTGAACGCCGGACATAATCCACCCATGGTCTTACGCCAAAACGGCTCCATAGAACTGCTGGACAAGGGGGGGCTGCTCCTGGGCGTGCTCGATCAGATCGGCTACGAGCGCGGCACGGTCAAACTGGATCCGGGCGACATCGCCGTACTGTTTACCGACGGCGTGACAGAGGCCATGGGAGATGCCGGCGAGGAGTACCACGAAGACCGCCTCGAAGCTGTGCTGAGGCGGGTGCAAACACAATCCGCGGCGGACATCGTAGATAGCGTCCATAAGGACATTGCCGAATTCACCGGAAACGTCGAGGAATTGTCCGATGACCTCACCATGTTGATAGTCAAGCGGGTCGTGAAAACGGGGTCATCGGCATAA
- the fsa gene encoding fructose-6-phosphate aldolase — protein sequence MKFFVDTADLEEIREAASMGVLDGVTTNPSLMKKAGNVNFHEHIYRICELVDGDVSAEVTAVDYAGIMEQARQLAPIHKNVVVKIPLIPDGIKALKTCSEEGIRTNCTLCFSPTQALIAAKAGANYISPFIGRLDDISSNGMELIDQVVRIYRQYGFATEVLAASIRHPLHVVEAALMGADVATMPLGVIKKLLHHPLTDIGLERFLADWREYEAASVTP from the coding sequence ATGAAATTTTTTGTAGACACCGCGGATCTGGAGGAAATCCGCGAGGCCGCATCCATGGGGGTACTGGACGGCGTAACCACGAACCCGTCCCTCATGAAAAAGGCGGGCAACGTCAATTTTCACGAGCACATCTACCGCATTTGCGAACTGGTGGATGGAGATGTCTCCGCCGAAGTTACCGCCGTCGATTACGCCGGGATCATGGAGCAGGCGCGGCAACTGGCCCCCATCCACAAAAATGTGGTGGTGAAAATCCCGCTCATTCCCGATGGGATCAAGGCATTGAAAACCTGTTCGGAAGAAGGCATCCGGACGAACTGCACGCTTTGCTTCTCGCCCACGCAGGCACTTATCGCCGCGAAGGCAGGCGCCAATTACATCAGCCCTTTCATCGGACGCCTCGATGACATTTCCTCAAATGGCATGGAGCTTATCGACCAGGTGGTCCGGATATACAGGCAGTACGGCTTCGCCACAGAAGTGCTGGCTGCATCCATTCGGCACCCGTTGCATGTGGTCGAAGCGGCCCTCATGGGCGCCGACGTAGCCACAATGCCGCTCGGCGTGATCAAGAAGCTGCTCCATCACCCGCTGACAGACATCGGCCTGGAGCGGTTCCTGGCCGACTGGCGGGAGTACGAAGCCGCCTCCGTCACGCCGTAA
- a CDS encoding ATP-dependent 6-phosphofructokinase translates to MMSASMRVGVLTGGGDCPGLNAVIRGVTKCLILQHRAEVIGIEDGFLGLIERRTRPLHYRDASGILTRGGTILGTSNIANPFRYYKRDDADVSEEVFEYARLIGLDALVVIGGDGSMSIANGLAQMGMQIVGVPKTIDNDLVGTERTFGFDTAVSIVTDVIDRIHTTAQSHDRVMIIETMGRYAGWIALYAGVAGGADIILIPEIEYTVEDVAWVCRQREARGQHFTIIMIAEGARAKGGDMVVKQIVENSPDPVRLGGVGKVLEQALSTQIDSEVRTTILGHMQRGGTPTAYDRDLATVFGVYAAAMIAEGRFGHMVALQNNRLTSVPFEEVANKTRMIPLDHPMIATAHATGTSFGARDFDCRIESFNMEDVVT, encoded by the coding sequence ATTATGTCCGCTTCCATGCGAGTCGGCGTCCTTACCGGCGGGGGAGACTGCCCCGGGCTCAACGCCGTTATCCGGGGCGTCACGAAATGCCTCATTCTCCAGCATCGCGCTGAAGTGATCGGCATCGAGGATGGCTTCCTCGGGCTGATCGAACGGCGCACCCGCCCCCTGCACTACCGTGACGCCAGCGGCATCCTCACGCGCGGAGGCACGATTCTCGGGACCAGTAACATAGCCAATCCATTCAGGTACTACAAACGGGACGATGCGGATGTCTCGGAAGAGGTTTTCGAATACGCCCGCCTGATCGGACTCGATGCGCTGGTGGTCATTGGCGGGGATGGTTCGATGTCCATTGCGAATGGTCTTGCGCAGATGGGCATGCAGATCGTCGGGGTGCCCAAGACGATCGATAACGATTTGGTGGGGACGGAGCGCACGTTCGGATTCGACACCGCCGTTTCGATCGTCACGGACGTAATCGACCGTATTCATACTACTGCACAGAGCCACGACCGGGTGATGATCATTGAAACGATGGGACGCTACGCCGGGTGGATTGCACTCTACGCCGGGGTGGCGGGCGGCGCCGACATCATCCTGATCCCCGAAATCGAATACACGGTGGAAGATGTGGCATGGGTCTGCCGGCAACGGGAAGCCAGAGGGCAGCACTTTACGATTATCATGATTGCGGAGGGCGCCCGGGCCAAGGGAGGCGACATGGTCGTTAAACAGATCGTGGAAAACAGCCCGGACCCCGTGCGCCTCGGGGGAGTTGGCAAGGTGCTCGAACAGGCGTTGAGTACGCAGATCGACAGTGAGGTGCGCACCACGATTCTGGGGCATATGCAGCGGGGCGGTACGCCGACGGCGTATGATCGCGATCTGGCGACGGTCTTCGGCGTCTATGCGGCCGCCATGATTGCCGAGGGGCGGTTCGGGCACATGGTCGCGTTGCAAAACAACCGGCTTACGAGTGTCCCCTTCGAAGAGGTCGCCAACAAGACCCGCATGATTCCCCTCGACCATCCGATGATTGCTACGGCCCATGCTACCGGGACTTCCTTCGGTGCGCGCGACTTCGATTGCCGCATCGAGAGTTTCAATATGGAGGATGTCGTCACCTGA
- a CDS encoding gluconokinase encodes MVAIFMGVSGVGKTTVGQAAAERLGWSLFDGDHFHSPSNIDKMRRGIALNDDDRAAWLEALRTRIRQCLDEKEPAIITCSALKKKYRDLLRSGNEGTIFVYLQAKRDIVWKRISARRGHYFGEDLLDSQYAALEEPEHAFTIDAGKPLDRVATTVITLLENALKNAR; translated from the coding sequence GTGGTCGCGATTTTCATGGGGGTATCCGGTGTGGGAAAAACGACGGTCGGACAGGCTGCGGCAGAGCGCCTCGGGTGGTCCCTGTTTGACGGAGACCATTTTCATTCGCCGTCCAATATCGACAAAATGCGCCGGGGAATCGCGCTGAATGACGACGACCGTGCAGCATGGCTCGAAGCGTTGCGCACCCGGATCCGGCAATGTCTGGACGAAAAGGAACCGGCAATCATCACATGTTCGGCACTGAAAAAAAAGTACCGGGACCTCCTTCGAAGCGGCAATGAGGGGACGATCTTCGTCTACCTTCAGGCGAAGCGGGACATCGTTTGGAAAAGAATAAGCGCCCGCCGCGGCCATTATTTTGGAGAAGATCTGCTCGACAGCCAGTATGCGGCGCTCGAAGAACCGGAACATGCCTTCACGATCGATGCCGGAAAACCGCTTGACCGGGTTGCTACCACCGTGATAACCCTTCTCGAAAACGCCCTGAAAAACGCCCGCTGA
- a CDS encoding metal-dependent hydrolase, with translation MKLVYFGHSAFQLETIGATLLVDPWITGNPRAEGVVSPDELNPDVIFLTHAHGDHLGDAPEIAKRSGALVVSNFEITSYFSREHGHDHVLAMNTGGAWTFDWGKVHQTYARHSSSFPDGGYGGNPNGFVFEVEGKSVYAAGDTCAFAEMEWIGDDFEPDLALLPIGDCFTSGIRDAVRAAGLVRPDLTVPVHYNTFPPIEVDVSEWEQLMDEAGFATRVLEPGDVLEI, from the coding sequence ATGAAACTCGTTTATTTCGGCCATTCCGCCTTCCAGCTCGAAACAATCGGCGCCACGCTTCTCGTGGACCCCTGGATCACCGGGAATCCGCGCGCAGAAGGCGTTGTATCCCCGGACGAACTGAACCCTGACGTCATCTTTCTTACGCATGCGCACGGGGATCATCTCGGGGATGCGCCGGAGATCGCCAAACGATCGGGGGCGCTCGTGGTCAGCAATTTTGAAATCACCAGTTATTTTTCGAGGGAGCACGGGCACGACCACGTACTTGCCATGAATACGGGCGGAGCCTGGACCTTCGACTGGGGCAAGGTCCACCAAACCTATGCCCGCCATTCGTCGTCCTTTCCGGACGGGGGGTACGGGGGCAACCCCAACGGGTTTGTGTTCGAGGTCGAGGGCAAGTCGGTGTACGCCGCGGGAGATACCTGCGCTTTCGCCGAAATGGAATGGATCGGCGACGACTTCGAGCCGGATCTCGCGCTGCTGCCGATAGGCGATTGCTTTACCTCGGGTATTCGCGATGCAGTGCGCGCAGCCGGGTTGGTGCGTCCCGATCTCACCGTGCCGGTGCATTACAATACGTTTCCGCCCATCGAGGTAGACGTGAGCGAATGGGAGCAACTTATGGACGAAGCGGGTTTCGCTACGCGGGTGCTCGAACCCGGAGATGTTCTCGAAATATAG
- a CDS encoding MBL fold metallo-hydrolase, producing MQFVSLGKTEAIGASCYLALIGNTGILIDAGADPDEEGPASLPDFDLIHKRSDWHVDHVLVTHAHHDHIGSLPVLVRHFPHVRVHMTRATRDLTDFVLPASARLQRRKLQEGNSIHAPLFKEEELEEHRFLYAPHDLNADFDVTGLRGQCEITARFYHAGHVLGAAGVLFSWESEGEIRRAFYTSDTNQHPQSIVPGGNYPEPPVDILILESTLGADSDAELTTRKSEEKKFADALANVLARGGTVLIPSFAFGRAQEILALLHRFKELGRIPFDIPVYTAGSMRAFADIYDRTRFNTPRLDEEFRVFDVEQMRLPRKPGSLNNALQGPAIHLAASGMMFERTTSNDLARRLIEDEKNAIFLVGFAKEDSPAAQLLAAAEEGDDAEVQLDRMKPAQPVRCEVRRFRFSGHSHRRDLIKLVERLAPKTVVLVHGETNARTWMAENIRFFYPDIRVVVPEEGTPVDL from the coding sequence ATGCAATTCGTTTCTCTGGGGAAAACGGAAGCCATCGGCGCCAGTTGCTATCTTGCGCTGATCGGGAATACAGGCATCCTCATCGACGCGGGAGCCGACCCCGACGAGGAAGGACCGGCCTCGTTGCCGGATTTCGACCTGATCCACAAGCGGTCCGACTGGCATGTGGATCATGTGCTGGTTACGCATGCCCACCATGATCACATCGGCTCGCTACCGGTGCTGGTGCGGCACTTTCCGCATGTGCGCGTCCACATGACACGCGCTACGCGCGACCTGACGGATTTTGTGCTTCCCGCTTCCGCACGGTTGCAGCGGCGCAAACTCCAGGAAGGCAATTCGATCCATGCGCCCCTGTTCAAGGAGGAAGAACTGGAAGAACACCGTTTTCTGTACGCGCCCCACGACCTCAACGCGGATTTCGACGTAACCGGCCTTCGCGGCCAATGCGAAATCACGGCGCGCTTTTACCATGCCGGGCATGTGCTGGGCGCAGCCGGGGTCCTTTTTTCCTGGGAATCGGAAGGAGAAATCCGGCGGGCGTTTTACACGAGCGATACCAATCAGCATCCTCAATCCATTGTCCCGGGGGGAAATTATCCGGAGCCCCCCGTAGATATATTGATTCTCGAATCCACCCTCGGGGCGGATTCCGACGCCGAGTTGACCACACGCAAGTCCGAGGAAAAGAAATTTGCCGACGCCCTGGCGAATGTACTGGCCCGCGGCGGCACGGTGCTCATTCCTTCGTTCGCTTTCGGACGTGCGCAGGAAATCCTTGCCCTTCTTCACCGCTTCAAGGAATTGGGGCGGATTCCTTTCGATATTCCGGTCTATACGGCAGGCTCCATGCGGGCCTTTGCGGATATCTACGACCGCACCCGCTTCAACACGCCGCGCCTCGACGAGGAATTCAGGGTGTTCGACGTAGAGCAGATGCGCCTCCCCAGGAAACCGGGTTCGCTCAACAATGCATTGCAGGGTCCGGCTATTCATCTGGCGGCCAGTGGCATGATGTTCGAACGCACCACATCCAATGACCTTGCTCGGCGGCTGATCGAGGACGAAAAGAACGCGATCTTTCTGGTAGGATTCGCCAAGGAAGATTCTCCGGCGGCCCAACTTCTGGCTGCAGCGGAGGAGGGCGACGACGCCGAGGTGCAACTCGATCGGATGAAACCGGCGCAACCCGTCCGCTGCGAAGTCCGACGGTTCCGCTTCAGCGGACACAGCCACCGGCGCGATCTCATCAAACTGGTCGAACGATTGGCGCCGAAAACCGTCGTACTCGTGCACGGCGAAACGAACGCGAGAACGTGGATGGCCGAAAACATCCGCTTTTTTTATCCGGACATACGCGTTGTGGTCCCTGAAGAAGGGACGCCGGTCGACCTGTAA
- a CDS encoding metallophosphoesterase family protein produces the protein MKLGIISDTHGYFHPAIPTYFDGVDRILHAGDIGETDILERLEEIAPVQAVWGNMDGPGVRYRTVEVLRTEVEGVRICMTHIGGSPGRWDSRIAKALAADPPDIFICGHSHILRIERVSNPPNMLYLNPGAAGRQGLHRVKTCVLLEVAEGSARKADVVHLDDKPPQDPSR, from the coding sequence GTGAAGCTTGGCATCATCTCGGACACGCACGGCTATTTTCATCCGGCGATTCCAACCTACTTCGATGGGGTGGACCGCATCCTGCATGCCGGGGATATCGGCGAAACAGACATCCTGGAACGACTCGAAGAGATCGCGCCCGTACAGGCCGTCTGGGGTAATATGGACGGGCCGGGCGTCCGTTACCGTACCGTAGAGGTGTTGCGAACCGAAGTGGAGGGCGTACGCATTTGCATGACACATATCGGGGGAAGTCCGGGGCGCTGGGACTCCCGGATCGCCAAAGCGCTCGCCGCCGACCCCCCGGATATCTTCATTTGCGGACACAGCCACATCCTGCGCATCGAACGGGTGAGCAATCCCCCGAATATGCTGTACCTCAACCCCGGGGCGGCCGGGCGCCAGGGATTGCACCGGGTCAAGACATGTGTGCTGCTGGAAGTAGCTGAGGGCAGCGCCCGGAAAGCGGATGTCGTGCACCTCGACGACAAACCGCCTCAGGATCCTTCCCGCTGA
- a CDS encoding complex I NDUFA9 subunit family protein: MTVFLTGSTGFVGGYILRELLRQGHTVRGLVRNKADAMPDRVEQVSGSVTSPDTLHGVMDGCDAVIHLVGIIQEHPARGVTFDAIHVGGTKAVVDEARKAGISRFIQMSANGARRDGVSAYQTSKWHAEEYVRQAGFAHWTIFRPSLIFGDPGPGGFEFASELARTLVRPLPVLPVFGNGRFEMQPVSVEEIAAAFVQALTLDAAHGKIYYAGGQERITFLELLDRITDAIGHARKLKIPNPSVLVRPVIRFLDGTGILPVSLDQFDMLMEGNTCDSTAFYQDFDLAFKPFSPENLSYLKRRGKSGSA; the protein is encoded by the coding sequence ATGACCGTTTTTCTTACCGGGAGTACGGGTTTCGTGGGAGGCTATATCCTCCGTGAACTGCTCCGGCAGGGGCACACCGTGCGTGGTCTGGTTCGAAACAAAGCCGATGCGATGCCGGACCGTGTAGAGCAGGTATCCGGCTCTGTGACTTCCCCGGATACGTTGCACGGAGTCATGGACGGCTGCGATGCCGTGATTCATCTGGTGGGGATTATTCAGGAACATCCTGCACGGGGCGTTACCTTCGATGCAATCCACGTTGGGGGCACGAAAGCCGTCGTGGACGAAGCCCGCAAGGCCGGCATTTCCCGATTTATCCAGATGAGTGCGAATGGCGCCCGCCGCGATGGCGTATCCGCCTATCAGACCTCGAAGTGGCATGCGGAAGAATATGTCCGGCAGGCAGGTTTTGCCCACTGGACGATTTTCCGTCCCTCGCTCATTTTCGGAGACCCTGGACCGGGCGGTTTCGAATTTGCGTCCGAGTTGGCCCGCACCCTGGTGCGTCCCTTGCCGGTGCTGCCCGTTTTCGGCAACGGCCGCTTTGAGATGCAGCCGGTGTCTGTCGAGGAAATTGCGGCGGCGTTCGTGCAGGCGCTCACGCTGGATGCGGCGCATGGCAAGATCTATTATGCCGGGGGGCAGGAGCGCATCACATTCCTTGAATTGCTCGACCGCATAACGGATGCGATCGGACACGCCCGGAAACTGAAAATCCCGAACCCTTCCGTTCTTGTGCGCCCGGTGATCCGTTTTCTGGACGGCACAGGCATCCTTCCTGTTTCCCTGGACCAGTTCGACATGCTCATGGAGGGCAACACCTGCGACAGCACGGCTTTTTATCAGGATTTTGACCTCGCATTCAAGCCGTTTTCGCCGGAAAACCTGTCCTACCTGAAACGGCGCGGAAAATCGGGGTCGGCATGA
- the gnd gene encoding decarboxylating 6-phosphogluconate dehydrogenase, with translation MELGMIGLGKMGGSMVLRLLRHGHNAIGFDLSAEVVSEYEQSGMTGADSLETLVMQCTLPRHIWMMVPAGDAVDATIAALTPMLEEGDVLIDGGNSDYRNTIRRARELNDQGIMLVDAGTSGGIWGLEEGYCLMVGGDEQAVERLVPVFDALACDGSEGWGHVGPAGAGHFVKMVHNGIEYGMMQAYAEGFAIMAESDRFDLDNHAISQIWRHGSVVRSWLLDLTADALEEDAELHDIAPFVPDSGEGRWTVREAIDLNVPAPVITASLLQRIQSRDDRSFAYRLLSAMRNRFGGHSVKRRGS, from the coding sequence ATGGAACTTGGAATGATTGGTTTGGGAAAGATGGGGGGCAGCATGGTGCTCCGGCTTCTCCGGCATGGCCACAATGCGATTGGATTCGATCTTTCGGCAGAGGTTGTTTCGGAATACGAGCAATCCGGCATGACCGGCGCCGATTCGCTGGAAACGTTGGTGATGCAATGCACCCTGCCCCGGCATATCTGGATGATGGTGCCCGCAGGCGATGCAGTGGACGCCACCATTGCCGCGCTTACGCCGATGCTTGAGGAAGGGGATGTGCTGATTGACGGCGGCAACTCCGATTATCGCAACACGATACGCCGCGCCCGGGAACTGAACGATCAGGGGATCATGCTGGTCGATGCAGGCACCAGTGGCGGCATTTGGGGCCTCGAGGAAGGATATTGTCTGATGGTGGGAGGGGACGAGCAGGCTGTCGAACGGCTCGTGCCGGTTTTCGATGCGCTGGCGTGCGACGGCAGCGAGGGATGGGGTCATGTCGGACCTGCCGGCGCCGGCCATTTCGTGAAAATGGTGCATAACGGGATCGAGTACGGCATGATGCAGGCCTATGCCGAGGGATTCGCAATCATGGCGGAAAGCGACCGTTTCGATCTGGATAATCATGCCATCTCGCAGATCTGGCGGCATGGGAGCGTGGTCCGGTCGTGGCTGCTGGACCTGACGGCGGACGCCCTCGAAGAGGATGCGGAGTTGCACGACATCGCTCCCTTTGTGCCCGATTCCGGCGAGGGTCGCTGGACCGTTCGTGAAGCGATTGACCTCAACGTTCCAGCTCCGGTCATTACCGCCTCGCTGCTCCAGCGCATTCAGTCCCGCGATGATCGGTCTTTTGCATACCGCCTTCTTTCGGCCATGCGTAACCGGTTCGGGGGGCATTCCGTAAAAAGGAGGGGCTCTTAA